One window of Halorarum salinum genomic DNA carries:
- a CDS encoding class I adenylate-forming enzyme family protein, protein MNYLSAFERTVRCYGDETAVVTDDGREFTYDEFDRRSTRLANALSDRLGGGRCAVLALNGPAAVESMIAGHKRGSATVQLSFRGMAEELVRMAENADAEGLVFDDANADTALEMLDRGEFGTAIHVGDRELDADGVESYEDVLDGAADTLHADLPAGEECTVFYTSGTTSRPKAVPFDGEDMWYGAVQVVMEHGVDETDTAIVTTPWYHMVTSDAWLYPHFLAGATVVLHESFDPAEALELVEEHDATGLLAVPTQLDALNDVQAEVGYDTGSLEYVRTGGAIVTEELVERTRSLLSEGLYNTYGMTEAGPDLTFAHPSAQDEHPGTIGKEAFTWELRVVEPAPVDEHPDPEATVDPGERGEIIARGPGKSDGYIDNEAAQRKSYFGEWLRTRDVARVDEDGYLYVVDRVDNMFTCGGENVYPAEVEHALGGHEAVEEALVFGLEDDHWGRKVTAVVVADGSVDGEDLDEFCREHGSLANYKRPRTYAVRTEPLPRTDTGTVERGRVIDDHFG, encoded by the coding sequence ATGAACTACTTATCGGCGTTCGAGCGCACGGTCCGGTGTTACGGCGACGAGACCGCCGTCGTCACCGACGACGGCAGGGAGTTCACCTACGACGAGTTCGACCGGCGGAGCACGCGGCTCGCGAACGCCCTCTCCGACAGGCTCGGCGGCGGTCGGTGTGCCGTCCTCGCCTTGAACGGGCCCGCGGCGGTCGAGTCGATGATCGCCGGCCACAAGCGGGGGTCCGCGACGGTACAGCTCTCCTTCCGGGGGATGGCGGAGGAGCTCGTCCGGATGGCGGAGAACGCGGACGCAGAGGGGCTGGTCTTCGACGACGCGAACGCCGACACCGCGCTGGAGATGCTCGATCGGGGCGAGTTCGGGACGGCGATCCACGTCGGCGACCGGGAGCTCGACGCCGACGGGGTCGAGTCGTACGAGGACGTGCTCGACGGGGCGGCCGACACGCTCCACGCCGACCTCCCCGCGGGCGAGGAGTGCACCGTGTTCTACACGAGCGGGACGACGAGCCGGCCGAAGGCGGTGCCGTTCGACGGCGAGGACATGTGGTACGGCGCGGTCCAGGTCGTCATGGAGCACGGCGTCGACGAGACCGACACGGCGATCGTTACGACGCCGTGGTACCACATGGTCACCTCCGACGCGTGGCTCTACCCGCACTTCCTCGCCGGGGCGACGGTCGTGCTCCACGAGAGCTTCGACCCGGCCGAGGCGCTCGAACTCGTCGAGGAGCACGACGCGACCGGGCTGCTCGCCGTGCCGACGCAGCTCGACGCCCTGAACGACGTCCAGGCGGAGGTCGGCTACGACACGGGGTCGCTCGAGTACGTCCGGACCGGCGGCGCCATCGTTACCGAGGAGCTCGTCGAGCGGACCCGATCGCTGCTCTCCGAGGGGCTCTACAACACCTACGGCATGACGGAGGCGGGGCCCGACCTCACGTTCGCGCACCCGTCGGCCCAGGACGAGCACCCGGGGACCATCGGAAAGGAGGCGTTCACGTGGGAGCTCCGGGTCGTCGAGCCCGCGCCGGTGGACGAACACCCCGACCCGGAGGCGACCGTCGACCCGGGCGAGCGGGGCGAGATCATCGCCCGCGGACCGGGCAAGTCGGACGGCTACATCGACAACGAGGCCGCACAGCGGAAGAGCTACTTCGGCGAGTGGCTCCGGACGCGCGACGTCGCCAGGGTCGACGAGGACGGTTACCTCTACGTCGTCGACCGCGTGGACAACATGTTCACCTGCGGCGGCGAGAACGTCTACCCCGCCGAGGTCGAGCACGCGCTGGGCGGACACGAGGCCGTCGAGGAGGCGCTCGTGTTCGGCCTCGAGGACGACCACTGGGGCCGGAAGGTCACCGCGGTGGTGGTCGCCGACGGCTCGGTGGACGGGGAGGACCTCGACGAGTTCTGTCGAGAGCACGGCTCGCTGGCGAACTACAAGCGCCCGCGGACGTACGCCGTCCGCACGGAGCCGCTGCCGCGCACCGACACCGGCACGGTCGAGCGCGGGCGGGTCATCGACGATCACTTCGGCTGA
- a CDS encoding IclR family transcriptional regulator, which translates to MTGDRARGGGVKSDETLFSIVEHLREVDGAGVTELADRTGLAKSTVHDHLASMEAHDFVVKRGASYHLGLQFFSHGQYVRNQYDVCGAAKPIVDELEGTTGEMVWLLTHQNGRVMYLYGRAGRTNVNANTLVGSWAYMHCNSGGKAILAHLPDGAVEDVVDSHGLPARTPNTVTDADALREDLTAIRERGYALNMGEDLEGIHAVAAPLLFEEEVHGALAIAGPAHRVSRERCEDELVDHLRAAANDVELNLAYR; encoded by the coding sequence ATGACCGGGGACCGGGCGCGCGGCGGCGGGGTGAAGTCGGACGAGACGCTGTTCTCCATCGTCGAACACCTTCGGGAGGTCGACGGGGCGGGGGTGACGGAGCTGGCCGATCGGACGGGACTCGCGAAGAGCACTGTCCACGACCACCTCGCGTCGATGGAGGCCCACGACTTCGTGGTCAAGCGGGGGGCGAGCTACCACCTGGGGCTCCAGTTCTTCAGCCACGGCCAGTACGTCCGGAACCAGTACGACGTGTGCGGGGCGGCGAAACCCATCGTCGACGAGCTCGAGGGGACGACCGGCGAGATGGTCTGGCTGTTGACCCACCAGAACGGACGGGTGATGTACCTCTACGGGCGGGCGGGCAGGACGAACGTCAACGCGAACACGCTCGTCGGCTCGTGGGCCTACATGCACTGCAACTCGGGGGGGAAGGCGATCCTCGCACACCTCCCGGACGGGGCGGTCGAGGACGTCGTCGACAGCCACGGGCTGCCGGCCCGCACCCCGAACACCGTCACGGACGCCGACGCGCTCCGCGAGGACCTGACGGCGATCCGCGAACGGGGGTACGCCCTGAACATGGGCGAGGACCTCGAGGGGATCCACGCCGTCGCCGCCCCCCTGCTGTTCGAGGAGGAGGTCCACGGCGCGCTCGCGATCGCCGGTCCCGCCCACCGCGTCAGCAGGGAGCGGTGCGAGGACGAACTCGTCGACCACCTCCGGGCCGCGGCGAACGACGTCGAACTGAACCTCGCCTACCGGTGA
- a CDS encoding archaea-specific SMC-related protein, whose product MNTTDQTAKDVHVRARNIGGIDEADVTLPPGVTVLSGRNATNRTSFLQALMAGLGSEQPSLKADADEGHVELEIGDRTWTRTLTRHGEAVSFDGDPFLDDPQLADMFAFLLENNEVRRAVERGDDLREIIMRPIDTDSIEAEIAELEREKDDIDDRIEELERLETELPDLEAERREVREELEGAREELADVQAEIDDLDADLEESRSRKEDIEAAFQRLREARSELEDVEFDIEAERATLAELREERDELEETLERAEPSDSDPEAIAERIADARRRKRELDDTLSELQSVISFNEEMLEGDGLDLDLDGTSSAGTGGDVTDKLVEDTERTVCWTCGSEVERDRIDETLDLLGKIRAEKLDERNELRNRIDELSTERSELQQARREVERAESRLEDVEAEIEATEERIEGLEDDRDEQAEAVEELEAETERVGEGDYDEVLERHREANELELRVERLESDLADVDARIEEREEAIDDRSRLADEREQVADQLTELRTRVDRIEADAVESFNEHMDAVLDILQYDNIDRIWIERREREVREGRRKVTRPEFDLHIIRTTAGGESYRDTIDHLSESEREVTGLVFALAGYLVHDVHEDLPFIVLDSLEAIDSDRIARIVDYLEEYAEYFVVALLPEDADALAADRSYVEEFAG is encoded by the coding sequence ATGAATACGACGGATCAGACGGCGAAAGACGTCCACGTCCGCGCACGAAACATCGGCGGCATCGACGAGGCCGACGTGACGCTCCCTCCGGGCGTGACGGTGCTTAGCGGCCGGAACGCCACGAACCGCACGTCGTTCCTGCAGGCGCTCATGGCGGGGCTGGGAAGCGAGCAACCCTCGCTCAAGGCCGACGCGGACGAGGGGCACGTGGAACTGGAGATCGGCGACCGGACCTGGACGCGGACGCTGACGCGACACGGCGAGGCGGTGTCGTTCGACGGCGACCCGTTCCTCGACGACCCGCAGCTGGCGGACATGTTCGCGTTCCTCCTGGAGAACAACGAGGTCCGGCGGGCCGTCGAGCGGGGCGACGACCTCCGGGAGATCATCATGCGCCCCATCGACACCGACAGCATCGAGGCCGAGATCGCCGAACTCGAGCGCGAGAAGGACGACATCGACGACAGGATCGAGGAGCTCGAACGGCTCGAGACGGAGCTCCCCGACCTCGAGGCGGAGCGGCGGGAGGTGCGCGAGGAGCTCGAGGGGGCCCGCGAGGAGCTGGCCGACGTCCAGGCGGAGATCGACGACCTCGACGCTGACCTCGAGGAGAGCCGGTCGCGCAAGGAGGACATCGAGGCGGCGTTCCAGCGCCTGCGCGAGGCCCGGTCGGAGCTCGAGGACGTCGAGTTCGACATCGAGGCCGAGCGCGCGACGCTCGCGGAGTTGCGCGAGGAACGCGACGAGCTGGAGGAGACGCTCGAGCGCGCCGAGCCGTCCGACTCCGATCCCGAGGCGATCGCGGAGCGCATCGCCGACGCCCGGCGGCGGAAACGTGAGCTGGACGACACGCTCAGCGAGCTCCAAAGCGTCATCAGCTTCAACGAGGAGATGCTGGAGGGCGACGGCCTGGACCTCGATCTCGACGGCACGTCGTCGGCCGGAACCGGCGGCGACGTCACCGACAAGCTGGTGGAGGACACCGAGCGGACGGTGTGCTGGACGTGCGGCTCCGAGGTCGAGCGCGACCGCATCGACGAGACGCTCGACCTGCTCGGGAAGATCCGGGCGGAGAAGCTCGACGAGCGGAACGAACTGCGGAACCGGATCGACGAGCTCTCGACCGAGCGCTCGGAGCTCCAGCAGGCCCGCCGGGAGGTCGAACGGGCGGAGTCCCGGCTCGAGGACGTCGAGGCCGAGATCGAGGCGACCGAGGAGCGGATCGAGGGGCTCGAGGACGACCGCGACGAGCAGGCCGAGGCCGTCGAGGAACTGGAGGCCGAGACCGAGCGGGTCGGCGAGGGCGACTACGACGAGGTGCTCGAGCGCCACCGGGAGGCGAACGAACTGGAGCTCAGGGTCGAGCGGCTCGAGTCCGACCTCGCCGACGTGGACGCGCGCATCGAGGAGCGCGAGGAGGCCATCGACGACCGGTCCCGGCTGGCCGACGAGCGCGAGCAGGTCGCCGACCAGCTCACCGAACTCCGGACCCGCGTCGATCGCATCGAGGCCGACGCCGTCGAGTCGTTCAACGAGCACATGGACGCCGTGCTCGACATCCTCCAGTACGACAACATCGACCGCATCTGGATCGAACGGCGCGAACGCGAGGTCCGGGAGGGCCGTCGGAAGGTGACCCGCCCCGAGTTCGACCTCCACATCATCCGCACCACGGCCGGCGGCGAGTCCTACCGGGACACGATCGACCACCTCTCCGAGAGCGAGCGCGAGGTGACCGGCCTCGTGTTCGCGCTCGCGGGCTACCTCGTCCACGACGTCCACGAGGATCTCCCGTTCATCGTCCTCGACTCGCTCGAGGCGATCGACTCCGACCGCATCGCGCGGATCGTCGACTACCTCGAGGAGTACGCCGAGTACTTCGTCGTCGCGCTGTTGCCGGAGGACGCCGACGCGCTCGCGGCCGACCGGAGCTACGTCGAGGAGTTCGCGGGGTAG
- the rdfA gene encoding rod-determining factor RdfA, protein MTTTEGRPNSKVARVIDEYGLTDMGERLESRWTGEGGERTSLRDLAEQFNRAVLEAALDGAGATAVSSDVETTYRVLTDDDVSEADRMRKRRELERQDVDVESLRGDFVTHQAIHTYLTEYREAELPDRSADRVDRKVETMERLQGRTSVVAESTIDGLVASGDLTERGYEVFVDVQVVCSECGTGYPIGELIRQGGCDC, encoded by the coding sequence ATGACGACGACCGAGGGACGGCCGAACAGCAAGGTGGCGCGCGTCATCGACGAGTACGGGCTGACCGACATGGGGGAACGACTCGAGTCCAGATGGACCGGCGAGGGCGGCGAGCGGACGAGCCTCCGGGACCTCGCCGAGCAGTTCAACCGGGCAGTGCTGGAGGCGGCGCTCGACGGGGCCGGCGCGACCGCCGTCTCGAGCGACGTCGAGACCACCTACCGGGTGCTCACGGACGACGACGTGTCCGAGGCCGACAGGATGCGGAAGCGTCGCGAACTCGAGCGCCAGGACGTCGACGTCGAGTCGCTCCGGGGCGACTTCGTCACCCACCAGGCGATCCACACGTATCTCACGGAGTACCGGGAGGCGGAGCTCCCGGACCGGTCGGCGGACCGGGTCGACAGGAAGGTCGAGACGATGGAGCGCCTGCAGGGCCGGACATCGGTGGTCGCGGAGTCGACCATCGACGGGCTGGTCGCCTCCGGGGACCTCACGGAGCGGGGGTACGAGGTGTTCGTCGACGTGCAGGTGGTCTGTAGCGAGTGCGGCACCGGGTATCCCATCGGCGAGCTCATCCGCCAGGGCGGGTGCGACTGTTGA
- a CDS encoding CBS domain-containing protein gives MDDIFVARIMSPDPITVTADTLVEDAAATMLENDIGSVVVTDGDGDLAGILTTTDFVRIVAERRPKDETPVSSYMSTGVVTASAQDPVHDVADAMLEHGVHHIPVVSETEGVIGIVTTTDLAAYVSRSRAPSPT, from the coding sequence ATGGACGACATCTTCGTCGCACGGATCATGTCCCCCGACCCGATCACGGTGACCGCCGACACGCTCGTCGAGGACGCCGCCGCGACGATGCTCGAGAACGACATCGGCTCGGTCGTCGTCACCGACGGGGACGGCGACCTCGCCGGCATCCTCACCACGACCGACTTCGTCCGGATCGTCGCGGAGCGGCGGCCGAAGGACGAGACGCCCGTCTCATCGTACATGAGCACCGGCGTCGTGACGGCGAGCGCCCAGGACCCCGTCCACGACGTCGCCGACGCGATGCTCGAACACGGCGTCCACCACATCCCCGTCGTCTCCGAGACCGAGGGCGTCATCGGCATCGTGACGACGACCGACCTCGCGGCGTACGTCTCGCGCTCGCGGGCGCCGAGTCCCACCTGA
- a CDS encoding nitrite/sulfite reductase, with product MVHEKEEWKDESYGDELRERIESFAAEGWESIPEDEREEWFSRFKFWGVFHQRSGQESYFMLRLTNCGGVLEPGQLRAIGEVAREYAGGPVENPEFGDAWIDLTTRQSVQLHWLKLEDVPAVWEKLEAVGVSSRSAGGDAMRNVSGCPVAGKDEHEHVETRSLLDRIQRELRGDDALSNMPRKFNISVTGCREGCAQDSINDVALEPARKLAGGEEVRGFNVRAGGGLGGREPRRARSVDAFVTPEHAYEVVRAFVELYHEEGDRTNRSRNRARFFVDDWGTGAIREELADRVDFELQHAGTSFRTEYTYNAGRKPERGKHDHVGVHEQPDGRHYVGLSVPVGRMGAEEAIELADLADEYGGGEVRLTRRQNPILMDVPEGNLDDLLAEPLLETHTPEPGAFGRGAIACTGTEFCSLALTETKARTAAMLRWFRRNVEVPDDVSQLKLHFSGCTADCGQAMTADIGLQGMRARKDGEMVEAMDVGVGGGVGAEPSFIEWTRQRVPADEVPGMIRNLVEAFAALREDGQTFREWVDATGHETLIELAEPEETSYEDPCLHDAKQSWYPFADGESPAPTDATGEPLPSDD from the coding sequence ATGGTACACGAAAAGGAGGAGTGGAAGGACGAGTCGTACGGCGACGAACTCAGGGAACGGATCGAGTCGTTCGCGGCGGAGGGGTGGGAGTCCATCCCCGAGGACGAGCGCGAGGAGTGGTTCTCCCGGTTCAAGTTCTGGGGCGTCTTCCACCAGCGGAGCGGCCAGGAGAGCTACTTCATGCTCCGGCTGACGAACTGCGGCGGCGTCCTCGAACCGGGACAGCTCCGGGCCATCGGCGAGGTGGCCCGGGAGTACGCCGGCGGGCCGGTGGAGAACCCCGAGTTCGGCGACGCCTGGATCGACCTCACGACCCGCCAGTCGGTGCAGCTCCACTGGCTCAAGCTCGAGGACGTCCCGGCGGTGTGGGAGAAACTGGAGGCCGTCGGCGTCTCATCGCGCTCGGCGGGCGGGGACGCGATGCGGAACGTCTCCGGCTGCCCGGTCGCGGGCAAGGACGAACACGAGCACGTCGAGACGCGCTCGCTCCTGGACCGCATCCAGCGCGAACTCCGCGGGGACGACGCGCTCTCGAACATGCCCCGAAAGTTCAACATCTCCGTCACCGGCTGCCGGGAGGGCTGCGCGCAGGACTCCATCAACGACGTCGCGCTCGAGCCCGCCCGGAAGCTCGCAGGGGGCGAGGAGGTCAGGGGGTTCAACGTCCGCGCCGGCGGCGGCCTCGGGGGACGCGAACCCCGCCGCGCCCGGTCGGTCGACGCGTTCGTGACGCCCGAGCACGCCTACGAGGTGGTGCGGGCGTTCGTCGAACTGTACCACGAGGAGGGCGACCGGACCAACCGGAGTAGGAACCGCGCGCGCTTCTTCGTCGACGACTGGGGGACGGGGGCGATCCGCGAGGAACTCGCCGACAGGGTCGACTTCGAACTCCAGCACGCCGGAACGAGCTTCCGGACGGAGTACACCTACAACGCCGGCCGAAAGCCCGAACGCGGGAAGCACGACCACGTCGGCGTCCACGAGCAGCCCGACGGGCGCCACTACGTGGGGCTTAGCGTCCCCGTCGGTCGAATGGGCGCCGAGGAGGCGATCGAACTGGCCGACCTCGCGGACGAGTACGGGGGCGGCGAGGTGCGGCTCACCCGCCGGCAGAACCCGATCCTGATGGACGTGCCCGAGGGGAACCTCGACGACCTGCTCGCGGAGCCGCTCCTGGAGACGCACACGCCGGAGCCGGGCGCGTTCGGCCGGGGCGCGATCGCCTGCACCGGGACGGAGTTCTGCTCGCTCGCGCTGACCGAGACGAAGGCCCGGACGGCCGCGATGCTGCGCTGGTTCCGGCGCAACGTCGAGGTGCCCGACGACGTCTCGCAGCTGAAGCTCCACTTCTCGGGCTGTACCGCCGACTGCGGGCAGGCGATGACCGCGGACATCGGGTTGCAGGGGATGCGCGCCCGCAAGGACGGCGAGATGGTCGAGGCGATGGACGTCGGCGTCGGCGGCGGCGTCGGCGCGGAGCCGTCGTTCATCGAGTGGACGCGCCAGCGCGTCCCGGCCGACGAGGTGCCGGGGATGATACGGAACCTCGTGGAGGCGTTCGCCGCGCTCCGCGAGGACGGACAGACGTTCCGCGAGTGGGTCGACGCGACGGGCCACGAGACGCTCATCGAACTGGCGGAGCCGGAGGAGACCTCCTACGAGGACCCCTGCCTCCACGACGCCAAGCAGTCGTGGTACCCCTTCGCCGACGGCGAGAGCCCGGCCCCGACCGACGCGACCGGCGAACCCCTCCCGAGCGATGACTGA